The following proteins come from a genomic window of Rhodohalobacter sp. 614A:
- the murB gene encoding UDP-N-acetylmuramate dehydrogenase, translating to MIKKNSLKICSDVDLSSYNTLGVSAVASVFVEITSRDDLLVLADQDFFKHHQPFILGGGSNVLFLDDPSKAIIKMSVKGKDIVDEDAQYVKAQIGAGENWHEFVSWVVENNFGGVENLALIPGTVGAAPIQNIGAYGVELEQVFDSLELFDMQTGTFKTFYKKDCDFGYRDSIFKNELRGQVIVTNVTLRLSKLNHIIHDSYGSLQSYLQEKSIQNPGIKDVYQAVIDIRRSKLPDPKDIGNAGSFFKNPVVSKEIFEDLQSRFEDMPFYEVSENEIKIPAGWLIEKTGWRGKQIGHVGTYQNQALVIVNHGNASGSDIFHFSKQVQKSVKETFGIELVPEVNIVE from the coding sequence GTGATTAAGAAAAATAGTCTCAAAATCTGTTCTGACGTAGATCTCTCTTCTTATAACACACTCGGGGTTTCTGCTGTAGCATCTGTTTTTGTAGAGATCACTTCGCGGGATGACCTTTTAGTTTTAGCTGACCAGGATTTTTTTAAACATCATCAACCGTTTATTCTAGGAGGCGGCAGTAATGTTCTCTTTCTTGATGATCCTTCCAAAGCCATCATCAAGATGTCTGTTAAGGGAAAAGATATTGTGGATGAGGATGCTCAATATGTGAAAGCTCAGATTGGTGCAGGCGAAAACTGGCACGAATTTGTATCCTGGGTTGTGGAGAATAACTTTGGAGGTGTTGAGAATCTTGCCTTAATTCCGGGCACTGTTGGGGCGGCGCCCATCCAGAATATTGGTGCTTATGGAGTAGAATTAGAACAAGTGTTTGATTCCCTGGAACTCTTTGATATGCAGACGGGTACGTTCAAAACCTTTTATAAGAAAGATTGTGATTTCGGGTATCGCGACAGCATTTTTAAGAATGAGCTGAGAGGACAAGTAATTGTAACGAATGTTACACTCAGGCTCTCAAAATTGAATCATATAATTCATGATAGTTATGGTTCACTTCAATCTTATCTTCAGGAGAAAAGTATTCAAAATCCGGGGATAAAAGACGTTTACCAAGCGGTTATTGATATTCGAAGATCAAAACTTCCCGATCCAAAGGATATTGGAAATGCCGGAAGCTTTTTCAAAAATCCTGTTGTAAGCAAAGAAATATTTGAGGATTTACAATCTCGATTTGAAGACATGCCTTTCTATGAAGTAAGTGAAAATGAGATAAAAATCCCGGCCGGGTGGTTGATTGAAAAAACGGGGTGGAGAGGTAAACAAATCGGCCATGTTGGAACCTATCAAAATCAGGCGCTTGTGATTGTAAATCATGGGAATGCAAGCGGATCTGATATCTTTCATTTTTCAAAACAGGTTCAAAAATCTGTGAAAGAAACTTTTGGAATTGAACTGGTACCTGAAGTGAATATCGTGGAGTAA
- a CDS encoding DUF2779 domain-containing protein translates to MAGKDTILINDDLFQQTISCPLKFTHITKSQKARRQSGMLFRQRNKLHIRDAIAHQFENCRYTSSPTQQAHEETANWLKQDSVAICGAVVNKGNLLTRIPILIKENNHLTIIQVHGKLRKRSEGDEISPTINKRSILRYLLKAAYRMEVLKRVFPESDVKVDFYFPNKHFKSSLDHLHLFLSEEFENDDDIRYEFKELFSKVKATDAVVKINEKIPESIAHQSFADLSVAKAIEQMMNLNQDQSEKTEINRHTGCKYCEFRLPEMEKKDGCWNKFFFTKELHHPEKHVFELIGHGNSSETDHGTFYQEEAELSRGFTSFEDTQKYGGSNITILQRRNLQILQARDESVPSLWMKPGVKSLEKLEYPLHFLDFEAATYAIPLRGENRPYTPIFFQFSCHTLKENGTLVHTEWLDQQEEETYPHVEFVNQLGKIPDIFEGTIMQYSPFEKQGVNRLIGDLKREPNQFQTQIEILEKIRKSEFPGYENRFFDISRIISDFYFNKFFNDGLGLKQVLSSILLWEKTFGNMDLPQIRIDDSVIDMKASFSNGGIPDPYKQIQNSDFLIADGAAAMNAWLSFKNGLLSGEEELQIPKMLRKYCSLDSFALYVIYRHIRKFTDSIENEDLILF, encoded by the coding sequence ATGGCCGGGAAAGATACCATTTTAATAAATGACGATCTTTTTCAACAGACGATATCCTGTCCCCTCAAATTTACTCATATCACGAAGAGCCAGAAAGCGAGAAGACAGTCCGGCATGTTGTTTCGACAGCGAAACAAATTGCATATTCGCGATGCGATTGCTCATCAGTTTGAGAATTGCAGGTATACTTCCAGCCCGACTCAACAGGCACATGAAGAAACAGCAAATTGGTTAAAGCAGGATTCCGTAGCTATTTGCGGCGCAGTTGTTAACAAGGGAAATCTCCTGACAAGAATTCCAATTTTAATCAAAGAGAATAATCACCTTACAATTATCCAGGTTCACGGGAAACTTCGGAAACGATCTGAAGGCGATGAAATTTCTCCAACGATAAATAAGCGAAGCATTCTGCGCTATTTATTGAAAGCGGCATATCGTATGGAAGTTCTCAAGAGAGTTTTTCCTGAAAGTGATGTAAAAGTTGACTTTTACTTTCCAAACAAACACTTCAAATCATCGTTGGATCATCTTCATTTATTTTTAAGCGAGGAATTTGAAAACGATGACGATATCCGGTACGAATTCAAAGAATTGTTTTCGAAAGTGAAAGCAACGGATGCAGTTGTAAAAATAAATGAGAAGATACCTGAATCTATTGCTCACCAAAGCTTTGCCGATTTGAGTGTTGCAAAAGCTATTGAGCAAATGATGAATTTAAATCAGGATCAGTCTGAAAAGACTGAGATCAATAGACATACGGGGTGTAAGTATTGTGAATTCCGGTTGCCGGAGATGGAAAAAAAGGATGGCTGTTGGAACAAGTTTTTCTTCACAAAAGAGCTCCATCATCCGGAAAAACATGTGTTTGAATTGATTGGACACGGCAATAGCAGCGAAACGGATCATGGCACTTTTTACCAGGAAGAGGCAGAACTTTCCAGAGGATTCACGTCTTTTGAAGACACTCAAAAATATGGCGGATCAAACATTACCATTCTGCAGCGGCGAAATCTCCAAATTTTACAGGCCAGGGATGAATCCGTGCCCTCACTTTGGATGAAGCCGGGAGTTAAATCCCTGGAAAAATTGGAGTATCCGTTACATTTTCTGGATTTTGAAGCGGCAACCTACGCCATCCCGCTGAGGGGCGAAAATCGTCCATATACCCCAATCTTCTTCCAGTTTTCCTGTCACACATTAAAAGAAAATGGTACGCTTGTTCACACCGAATGGCTCGATCAGCAGGAGGAGGAAACTTATCCTCATGTGGAGTTTGTAAATCAACTCGGAAAAATTCCTGACATTTTTGAGGGAACAATTATGCAGTATTCGCCCTTTGAAAAACAGGGAGTTAACCGATTGATTGGTGATTTAAAAAGAGAACCGAATCAATTTCAAACTCAAATTGAAATTCTTGAAAAAATCAGGAAATCTGAATTTCCGGGTTATGAAAATCGTTTTTTTGATATAAGCAGAATCATTAGTGATTTCTACTTCAATAAATTTTTTAATGATGGATTGGGGTTAAAACAGGTGTTGTCGAGTATTTTACTTTGGGAAAAAACATTCGGTAACATGGATTTACCCCAAATAAGAATTGATGATAGTGTGATCGATATGAAGGCTTCGTTCAGCAACGGAGGAATTCCTGATCCATATAAACAAATACAGAATTCTGATTTTTTAATTGCTGATGGAGCCGCTGCAATGAATGCCTGGCTCTCTTTCAAAAACGGTTTATTGAGCGGGGAGGAAGAACTTCAAATCCCTAAAATGTTGAGAAAGTATTGTTCCCTGGATTCGTTTGCATTGTATGTGATTTATCGTCACATCAGGAAATTTACGGATTCAATTGAGAACGAAGATTTGATACTATTTTGA
- a CDS encoding M48 family metalloprotease: MRRLQSYLLIFISLFVFSSACTVQRSPVTGKKRAYGYSWEEEKQIGADADKQIQQQYGIYDDEGLRNYVDDVAQDVLANSDMRGDDVDEMYRTTEFTFRVLDSPVVNAFALPGGYVYVTRGLLANLRNEAQLAVVLGHEIGHVAARHASQRAFEQQIGQLALIGGAVAGQELLGVPGESILNLGGQAAQLMFLKYSRDDESESDKLGVEYAAKTKYEAAEGADFFTTLKRLSNQSGQSIPTWASTHPDPSQREERIPQLAEGWRQQGYEMNIENMDRFMGQIDDIVYGNNPRQGFTEDGVFYHPDLEFKFPYPEDWQLINTPTAVQVVNPDQNAIMIFQIDGQNNSAQASVQEFLNQEGVNAVNSSSASNHGLSGYEAVATAQTQEGADVRLYLYSVEYDGNIYRFVTYTLADQFDSYDDIFMRTSNGFDELNDSRILNIQPVRLNVFRANRTGSLQSFLPSNLPMDITPEDVAIANQVELDQTIQEGTWIKIPQQ, encoded by the coding sequence ATGCGACGATTGCAATCTTATTTATTAATTTTTATTTCCCTGTTTGTTTTTTCCAGTGCATGTACCGTTCAGCGAAGTCCGGTTACCGGAAAGAAACGTGCGTACGGATACTCATGGGAAGAGGAGAAACAAATTGGTGCCGACGCTGATAAACAAATTCAGCAGCAATATGGTATTTATGATGACGAAGGCCTCCGAAATTACGTAGATGATGTAGCTCAGGATGTACTTGCGAACAGTGATATGCGCGGAGATGATGTTGATGAGATGTACCGCACCACTGAATTTACGTTTCGTGTACTTGACAGCCCCGTAGTGAATGCTTTTGCACTTCCCGGCGGATATGTATATGTGACCCGAGGTTTACTTGCAAATCTTAGAAATGAAGCTCAATTGGCTGTGGTTCTGGGTCACGAAATTGGTCACGTTGCAGCTCGCCATGCATCCCAACGGGCTTTTGAACAGCAAATTGGTCAGCTTGCATTAATTGGCGGAGCTGTTGCAGGACAGGAATTATTAGGCGTTCCGGGAGAAAGTATTCTGAATTTGGGAGGTCAGGCTGCACAATTAATGTTCCTGAAATATAGCCGTGACGATGAAAGTGAATCTGATAAATTAGGTGTTGAATACGCCGCAAAGACAAAGTATGAAGCGGCTGAAGGTGCAGACTTTTTTACGACGCTGAAAAGGCTTTCGAATCAGTCCGGGCAAAGCATTCCAACCTGGGCATCTACTCACCCCGATCCGTCTCAGCGAGAGGAAAGAATTCCACAACTTGCAGAAGGCTGGCGCCAGCAGGGATACGAAATGAATATTGAGAACATGGATCGATTCATGGGCCAAATTGATGATATCGTTTATGGAAATAATCCTCGGCAAGGTTTTACTGAGGACGGTGTATTTTACCATCCCGATCTGGAATTTAAATTTCCCTATCCCGAAGACTGGCAATTGATCAACACTCCAACAGCAGTTCAGGTTGTGAATCCGGATCAGAATGCAATTATGATTTTTCAGATTGACGGCCAGAACAATAGCGCTCAGGCATCTGTACAGGAATTTTTGAACCAGGAAGGGGTGAATGCAGTGAATAGTTCCTCTGCTTCCAATCATGGTCTCAGCGGGTATGAAGCTGTTGCTACTGCTCAAACGCAAGAAGGCGCTGATGTGAGATTATATTTGTATAGCGTTGAATACGATGGGAATATCTACCGGTTTGTAACCTACACATTGGCCGATCAGTTCGATTCTTACGACGATATATTTATGCGAACATCCAATGGATTTGATGAGTTGAATGATTCAAGAATTCTCAATATCCAACCGGTTCGGCTGAATGTGTTCAGAGCAAATCGAACGGGTTCACTTCAATCCTTCCTTCCATCCAATCTCCCTATGGATATTACTCCGGAGGATGTGGCCATTGCCAATCAGGTTGAGCTTGATCAAACCATTCAGGAAGGGACATGGATTAAAATTCCTCAGCAATAG
- the purB gene encoding adenylosuccinate lyase encodes MIERYSRKEMSDIWSEQNQFQAWLDVELAACWAWSQMDKIPAEDVEKLYENASFDIDRIKEIEKETRHDVVAFTRAVSETLGDEKKWVHYGLTSTDVVDTANGYRLKQANELLKEGLSRFCNALAEKAKEHKLTVMMGRTHGVHAEPTTFGLKCALWYAEMQRNVDRFERAAKDVEFGKLSGAVGTFAHIPPKVENLTCERLGIQPASISTQTLQRDRHAYYMATLAVIGSTLEKIAVEIRHLQRTELREAEEFFSKGQKGSSAMPHKRNPISSENISGCARVLRGYMVSSYENIPLWHERDISHSSVERIILPDATILLDYMLNRFSGVIEKLMVYPENMKENMQKTHGLVFSQRLLLMLIEKGLSRETAYDTVQPLAMQAWEEKRPFRDLVESDSTIQENLSSEEIDDAFDVSYHTKRVDEIFERAGLR; translated from the coding sequence ATGATAGAACGTTATTCCCGAAAGGAAATGTCTGATATCTGGTCGGAGCAGAACCAGTTTCAGGCATGGCTTGATGTTGAACTTGCTGCTTGTTGGGCATGGAGCCAGATGGATAAAATTCCAGCTGAAGATGTCGAAAAACTTTATGAAAATGCTTCCTTCGATATAGACCGAATCAAAGAAATTGAGAAAGAAACCCGGCACGATGTGGTTGCCTTTACCCGGGCTGTTTCTGAAACACTGGGAGACGAAAAAAAATGGGTGCACTACGGCTTAACATCCACGGATGTTGTAGATACCGCAAACGGTTATCGCCTCAAACAGGCGAACGAGCTGCTCAAAGAAGGTTTGAGTCGATTTTGTAACGCACTCGCTGAAAAAGCCAAAGAGCACAAACTGACGGTAATGATGGGCAGAACTCATGGAGTTCACGCTGAACCGACAACATTTGGGCTGAAGTGCGCGCTCTGGTATGCTGAAATGCAACGAAATGTGGATCGTTTTGAACGAGCCGCTAAAGATGTGGAATTTGGAAAGCTTTCCGGCGCTGTGGGCACCTTTGCACACATTCCGCCAAAAGTGGAAAACCTGACTTGTGAACGGCTTGGCATCCAGCCCGCTTCAATTTCCACCCAGACTTTGCAGCGGGATCGCCACGCATATTATATGGCCACGCTGGCGGTAATCGGATCCACTCTCGAAAAAATTGCTGTGGAGATTCGTCATTTACAGCGAACCGAACTTCGCGAAGCGGAGGAATTTTTCAGCAAAGGACAGAAAGGCTCTTCTGCCATGCCTCATAAACGCAATCCCATCAGTTCGGAAAATATTTCGGGATGTGCCCGGGTACTTCGCGGATATATGGTTTCATCGTACGAAAACATCCCGTTGTGGCATGAGAGAGATATTTCCCATTCTTCTGTGGAACGAATTATTCTGCCGGATGCCACCATTCTGCTTGATTACATGCTCAACCGTTTTTCCGGAGTGATTGAAAAATTGATGGTTTATCCGGAAAACATGAAGGAAAACATGCAGAAGACTCATGGATTGGTTTTTTCTCAACGGCTTTTATTGATGTTGATTGAAAAAGGCCTTTCAAGAGAAACTGCTTACGATACGGTTCAGCCTCTTGCCATGCAAGCGTGGGAAGAAAAACGACCATTCAGGGATCTCGTGGAATCGGATTCTACCATTCAGGAAAACCTGTCATCAGAAGAAATTGATGACGCTTTTGATGTGAGCTATCACACCAAACGGGTGGATGAAATTTTTGAGCGGGCAGGTTTGAGATAG
- a CDS encoding Fur family transcriptional regulator yields the protein MAHQAPEEIIQLVKQIFRTYLKERNQRQTPERFMVLEEIYRSDGHFDADDIFFNMKKAGTRVSRATVYNTLDLLIECGLVQRQQFGKNQYYYERSYAYQQHDHMICKECGVVIEFCDPRILEIQNLMEKIHDFEVEGHSLHLFGRCNDREACQRRKESGDKIKSIKEKQA from the coding sequence ATGGCACATCAGGCACCTGAAGAGATTATACAATTAGTAAAACAGATTTTCAGAACCTATCTCAAAGAGAGAAATCAACGCCAGACTCCGGAGCGGTTCATGGTTTTGGAAGAAATTTACCGGTCAGACGGACATTTTGACGCGGACGATATTTTTTTCAACATGAAGAAAGCAGGCACAAGAGTCTCTCGCGCAACTGTTTACAACACGCTTGACCTTCTGATTGAATGCGGACTTGTTCAACGTCAGCAGTTTGGAAAGAACCAGTACTATTACGAGCGGTCATATGCATACCAGCAACACGACCACATGATTTGCAAAGAGTGTGGTGTAGTGATTGAATTCTGCGATCCGCGAATTCTTGAAATTCAAAACCTGATGGAGAAAATCCATGACTTCGAAGTAGAAGGGCATTCTTTGCACCTTTTTGGACGGTGTAATGACCGGGAAGCGTGCCAACGCAGAAAAGAGAGCGGCGACAAGATCAAATCCATAAAAGAGAAACAGGCCTGA
- a CDS encoding AMP-dependent synthetase/ligase, with amino-acid sequence MPTVVAFETLTDLYQNLTKKYENSDKTAFAYKPSPNKAYKTVTWDTVKQDVTAVASYLLEQEVQKDDRIAILSENRYEWMVVDLAIQMVGAINVSLYTTLPPNQCEYILKDSEARIFFVSTGIQLKKAVKVFDNCPDLESIIAFDQPKVKKYMKGDEVKLFDTICAAGMKAEQKVAGELKKRSKSVTTEDVATLIYTSGTTGQPKGAMLTHRNIVSNVKAAHDAIDISEEDRCLSFLPLCHSFERTAGYYAMIAGGAEIYYAESVDTVARNMTEVHPTIVISVPRLFEKIYNLVNKSVKEGSAVQQYIFSWALEVGERYWNGHRGLTALQKTIADRLVFNKLKERTGGRIRFFVSGGAALPPEIGIFFMAAGLNIIEGYGLTETSPVMCCNPYGGEIIGTVGQVLNGITVGIQSLEDNRILAQVSGEDYPTNVTSEAGEILNRGPNTMKGYWKNEEATREMIDEDGWLHTGDVGKFVNGRLKITDRIKHMIVNAGGKNIYPGPIEDMFKTSPWIDQLVVIGEKKTFMAAIIVPDFEALEKYAKQENIEYSNIEELLQKESIQNIYSKEIREFSKELASHEKIRDFRLVANEFTVETGELTPTLKVKRRIIEEKYAYLINDIFENDQD; translated from the coding sequence ATGCCTACAGTCGTTGCTTTTGAAACTCTGACGGATCTTTATCAAAATCTTACCAAAAAATACGAAAATTCTGATAAAACAGCTTTCGCTTATAAGCCGTCTCCGAATAAAGCGTACAAGACGGTTACATGGGATACTGTTAAACAAGATGTGACAGCGGTGGCCTCTTATCTTCTGGAACAGGAAGTGCAAAAAGATGACCGGATTGCCATCTTGAGCGAAAACAGATATGAATGGATGGTGGTAGATTTGGCTATCCAGATGGTAGGCGCTATAAATGTATCTCTCTACACAACTCTTCCTCCGAATCAATGCGAGTATATTCTGAAAGATTCCGAAGCCAGAATCTTTTTTGTATCGACCGGAATTCAATTAAAAAAAGCAGTCAAGGTTTTTGATAACTGCCCGGATTTGGAGTCCATTATTGCCTTCGACCAGCCAAAAGTAAAAAAGTATATGAAGGGTGATGAAGTAAAGTTGTTTGACACCATCTGTGCGGCCGGAATGAAAGCTGAGCAAAAAGTAGCCGGCGAGTTAAAAAAACGTTCAAAAAGCGTGACTACTGAGGATGTGGCTACACTCATTTACACATCCGGAACAACAGGACAGCCCAAAGGAGCCATGCTTACGCATCGGAATATAGTTAGTAATGTAAAGGCTGCTCATGATGCAATTGACATTTCAGAAGAAGATCGGTGCCTGTCTTTCTTACCGCTTTGCCATTCGTTTGAGAGAACCGCCGGGTATTATGCAATGATTGCCGGCGGGGCAGAGATTTATTATGCAGAGAGTGTTGATACGGTTGCCAGGAATATGACGGAAGTTCATCCTACAATCGTGATAAGTGTACCGCGCTTGTTCGAGAAAATTTACAACCTTGTGAATAAGAGTGTGAAGGAAGGCAGTGCCGTTCAGCAGTATATTTTTTCCTGGGCTTTGGAAGTTGGAGAACGATATTGGAATGGACACAGGGGACTGACAGCTCTGCAAAAAACGATCGCAGATCGACTTGTCTTCAACAAACTGAAAGAGCGAACCGGTGGACGAATTCGTTTCTTCGTATCGGGCGGAGCAGCCTTACCCCCGGAGATTGGCATTTTCTTTATGGCGGCCGGACTAAATATTATTGAGGGATATGGGCTGACCGAAACGTCTCCGGTGATGTGTTGTAATCCCTATGGCGGTGAGATTATCGGTACGGTAGGACAAGTGCTGAATGGAATAACGGTGGGGATTCAAAGCCTGGAAGATAATAGAATACTGGCCCAGGTAAGTGGTGAGGATTATCCGACAAATGTAACTTCTGAAGCCGGAGAAATTTTAAATCGCGGGCCAAATACCATGAAGGGTTATTGGAAGAACGAAGAAGCGACCCGCGAAATGATTGATGAAGATGGATGGCTGCATACCGGTGATGTCGGGAAGTTTGTGAATGGACGGTTGAAGATTACCGACAGAATCAAGCATATGATTGTAAATGCCGGAGGCAAAAATATCTATCCGGGCCCGATAGAGGATATGTTCAAAACCAGTCCTTGGATTGACCAATTGGTTGTGATTGGCGAGAAAAAAACCTTTATGGCAGCTATCATTGTTCCGGATTTTGAAGCTCTTGAAAAATACGCCAAACAAGAAAATATTGAGTATTCAAACATTGAAGAGCTTCTCCAAAAAGAGTCGATACAAAATATTTACAGCAAAGAAATTCGTGAATTCTCAAAAGAGCTTGCTTCCCACGAAAAAATCAGGGATTTCAGGTTGGTTGCCAATGAGTTTACAGTTGAAACCGGAGAACTGACACCAACACTGAAAGTGAAACGGCGAATTATTGAAGAAAAATATGCGTACCTGATCAATGATATTTTTGAGAATGACCAGGATTGA